Genomic segment of Bdellovibrio bacteriovorus:
CACGGCTTGAGCGTGAAGTTGCGATACGCGTGATTCAGTCACACGCAGAACTTGACCGATCTCTTTTAAGTTCAAGTCTTCGTAGTAATACAAAGAAAGCACAAGACGCTGTCTTTCAGGAAGCTCTTCGATAGCTTGCGCGACAACTTCTTTGATGTTTTTAACATTCAATTGATTGAAAGGACTGTTCGTGCGTGAACCTTCCAAAATATCCATGATGGATTTTTTGTCGGTATTGCTGAATGTTGTCGCCTGATCAATCGGAAGAAGACTGACCGGACGAACTTGGTTCACTAGATCGTGGAATTCATCGATAGAAACATTGAGGGCTTTAGCAACTTCTTCATCTGTTGGTGTACGGCCCAAGTCCGCTTCCAACTGAACCATTGTTTTATCAAGAAGTTTGGCTTTATCACGGATCGAACGCGGAACCCAGTCTTGGGCGCGAA
This window contains:
- a CDS encoding FliA/WhiG family RNA polymerase sigma factor, translating into MGKNAALLKKYKEEPRKLAANQKDDLIREYAPLIKFIAQKIAVRLPSNIELDDLISAGVIGLMDAIEKYDSTRDNKFKTYAEFRIRGAILDELRAQDWVPRSIRDKAKLLDKTMVQLEADLGRTPTDEEVAKALNVSIDEFHDLVNQVRPVSLLPIDQATTFSNTDKKSIMDILEGSRTNSPFNQLNVKNIKEVVAQAIEELPERQRLVLSLYYYEDLNLKEIGQVLRVTESRVSQLHAQAVARLRAKLAATIGAGELEIA